The following are from one region of the Pelagibius sp. CAU 1746 genome:
- a CDS encoding amidohydrolase family protein, translated as MLDLIVRNATLPSGETGQDIAVQDGRIAEVRPNIEAEAAETIDAAGHLVSPPFVDSHFHMDATLSLGLPRLNQSGTLLEGIALWGELKPDLTLAAIKERALALCRWSIARGTLAIRSHVDICDDRLLAVDALLEVREEVKDWIDLQLVAFPQDGYLRYGKSPANLKRALDKGVDVVGGIPHFERTMSDGAFSVRLLCEVAAERGLMIDMHCDESDDPLSRHIETLAFETQRLGLQGRVTGSHLTSMHSMDNYYVTKLMALMKEAEVHAVANPLINITLQGRHDSYPKRRGMTRVKELLREGINVAFGHDCVMDPWYSLGSHDMLEVAHMGLHVGQMTGVAEQQACFAAVTENGARVMQLEGYGLAPGCHADMVILQARDVLEALRLKPARLAVIRRGKVIAETPPVKAQLKVLGNPAIDFLK; from the coding sequence ATGCTCGATCTCATCGTCCGCAACGCCACCCTGCCCTCCGGCGAGACCGGCCAGGACATCGCGGTCCAGGACGGCCGCATCGCCGAGGTGCGGCCCAACATCGAGGCCGAGGCGGCCGAAACCATCGACGCCGCCGGCCATCTGGTCAGCCCGCCCTTCGTCGACAGTCACTTCCACATGGATGCGACCCTCAGCCTCGGCCTGCCGCGCCTGAACCAGAGCGGCACCCTGCTGGAAGGCATCGCCCTCTGGGGTGAGCTGAAGCCCGACCTGACCCTCGCGGCCATCAAGGAACGCGCGCTGGCCCTCTGCCGCTGGTCCATCGCCCGCGGCACGCTGGCGATCCGCAGCCACGTGGATATTTGCGACGACCGCTTGCTGGCTGTCGACGCGCTGCTGGAAGTCCGCGAGGAGGTCAAGGACTGGATCGACTTGCAGCTCGTCGCCTTTCCCCAGGACGGCTACCTGCGCTACGGCAAGTCGCCGGCGAACCTGAAGCGCGCCCTCGACAAGGGCGTCGACGTGGTGGGCGGCATCCCGCATTTCGAGCGCACCATGTCCGACGGGGCCTTTTCGGTGCGCCTGCTCTGCGAGGTCGCCGCCGAGCGCGGCCTCATGATCGACATGCACTGCGACGAGTCCGACGATCCCCTGTCGCGCCACATCGAGACCCTGGCCTTTGAGACGCAGCGCCTGGGACTGCAGGGCCGCGTCACCGGCTCCCACCTCACCTCCATGCACTCCATGGACAACTACTACGTCACCAAACTGATGGCGCTGATGAAGGAGGCGGAGGTTCATGCCGTCGCCAACCCGCTCATCAACATCACCCTGCAAGGCCGCCACGACAGCTACCCCAAGCGCCGCGGCATGACCCGGGTGAAGGAACTGCTGCGGGAGGGCATCAACGTCGCCTTCGGCCACGACTGCGTCATGGACCCCTGGTACTCCCTGGGCAGCCACGACATGCTCGAGGTCGCGCACATGGGCCTCCACGTCGGCCAGATGACCGGCGTCGCCGAGCAGCAGGCCTGCTTCGCCGCCGTCACCGAGAACGGCGCCAGGGTGATGCAGTTGGAGGGCTACGGCCTCGCCCCCGGCTGCCACGCCGACATGGTGATCCTGCAGGCCCGGGACGTGCTCGAGGCCCTGCGCCTGAAACCCGCCCGCCTCGCCGTCATCCGCCGCGGCAAGGTGATTGCCGAAACCCCGCCGGTGAAGGCACAGTTGAAGGTGTTGGGGAATCCGGCTATCGATTTCCTGAAATAG
- the metA gene encoding homoserine O-succinyltransferase, with the protein MPIKIPHDLPARESLEREGVLIIRDTDAIRQDIRPMRIALLNLMPKKIETETQIARVLAGTPLQVEMTLFAPEGYVPKNTPREHMLDFYRPWQDIRGEKFDGLIVTGAPIEQLPFEEVTYWDELCRIFDWSLTHVHGLFALCWGGQAALYHFHGIPKHQLPEKRFGVFTHRVLDHTSLLMRGLDDEIHIPVSRHTENRREDLEGHDDLEVLIDSDEAGLCLVHDKRLRQVYMFNHLEYDSTTLDAEYRRDLEKGESICLPRHYYPHDNPSEQPVNTWRGNAHLLYSNWINYLYQTTPFDLAKIGT; encoded by the coding sequence ATGCCTATCAAGATTCCCCATGACCTGCCGGCCCGCGAGTCGCTTGAACGCGAGGGCGTGCTCATCATCCGCGACACCGATGCCATCCGGCAGGACATCCGCCCGATGCGGATCGCGCTGCTGAACCTCATGCCGAAGAAGATCGAGACGGAAACCCAGATTGCCCGGGTCCTCGCCGGTACGCCGCTGCAGGTGGAGATGACGCTCTTCGCGCCGGAAGGTTATGTGCCGAAGAACACCCCGCGCGAGCATATGCTGGACTTCTACCGGCCCTGGCAGGACATCCGCGGCGAGAAGTTCGACGGCCTGATCGTCACCGGCGCGCCCATCGAACAGCTCCCCTTCGAGGAAGTGACCTACTGGGACGAGCTGTGCCGCATCTTCGACTGGTCGCTGACCCATGTGCACGGGCTCTTCGCCCTGTGCTGGGGCGGGCAGGCGGCGCTCTATCATTTCCACGGCATTCCCAAGCACCAGCTACCGGAAAAGCGCTTCGGCGTTTTCACCCACCGGGTCCTGGATCACACCTCGCTGCTGATGCGCGGGCTCGACGACGAGATCCACATTCCGGTCTCCCGGCACACGGAGAACCGCCGCGAGGACCTGGAGGGGCACGACGACCTGGAGGTGCTGATCGATTCAGACGAGGCCGGGCTTTGCCTGGTGCACGACAAGCGCCTGCGCCAAGTCTACATGTTCAATCACTTGGAATACGATTCGACGACGCTGGACGCGGAGTATCGCCGCGATCTGGAGAAAGGCGAGTCCATCTGCCTGCCGCGGCATTATTACCCCCACGACAACCCGTCGGAGCAGCCGGTCAACACCTGGCGCGGCAATGCCCATCTGCTCTATTCCAACTGGATCAACTATCTCTACCAGACCACGCCCTTCGACCTGGCGAAGATCGGGACCTAG
- a CDS encoding aminotransferase class V-fold PLP-dependent enzyme, with translation MPILDLSFVRSQFPAFSEPSLKDWAFFENAGGSYACGPVIERLTRFYRETKVQPYGPFPASRRAGEEMDEARARLAGYLNVATDEVHFGPSTSQNSYVLAQAFREMLDEGDEIVVTNQDHEANSGVWRRLADSGIVVSEWQVDPESGRLDLADLDEVLTKKTKLVAFPHCSNIVGHINPVAEICAKVQTAGAVAVVDGVSYAPHGFPDVKALGADIYLFSLYKTYGPHQGLMVVRKELAERLPNQAHFFNAGSVLKRLTPAGPDHAQIAASAGIADYFDALHDHHFDGPDNRVIEAAERGRRVHSLMEAQEKALLAPLLDWLRQRNDLRVLGPTDPAERAPTVAIHPKNKPAEAVLQDLTARGIAAGVSNFYAYRLVQALGIDPETGVLRLSFVHYTSPEEIDKLIKALEASL, from the coding sequence TTGCCCATCCTCGATCTTTCCTTCGTCCGTTCCCAGTTCCCCGCATTTTCCGAGCCCTCTCTGAAGGACTGGGCCTTCTTCGAGAATGCCGGGGGGTCCTATGCCTGCGGGCCGGTGATCGAGCGGCTCACCCGCTTTTACCGGGAGACCAAGGTGCAGCCCTATGGCCCCTTCCCGGCCTCCAGGCGCGCGGGCGAGGAGATGGACGAAGCACGGGCGCGGCTGGCCGGCTACCTGAACGTCGCCACCGACGAGGTCCACTTCGGGCCCTCGACCAGCCAGAACTCCTACGTGCTGGCCCAGGCCTTCAGGGAGATGCTGGACGAGGGCGACGAGATCGTGGTCACCAACCAGGACCATGAGGCCAACTCCGGCGTCTGGCGGCGTCTGGCGGACAGCGGCATCGTGGTCAGCGAGTGGCAGGTGGACCCGGAAAGCGGCCGCCTCGATCTGGCCGACCTCGACGAAGTGCTGACCAAGAAGACCAAGCTGGTCGCCTTCCCGCACTGCTCCAACATCGTCGGCCACATCAATCCGGTGGCGGAGATCTGCGCCAAGGTGCAGACCGCCGGGGCCGTCGCCGTGGTCGACGGCGTCTCCTACGCCCCGCACGGCTTTCCCGACGTGAAGGCCCTGGGCGCCGATATCTACCTCTTCTCGCTCTACAAGACCTATGGGCCGCACCAGGGCCTCATGGTGGTGAGGAAGGAGCTCGCCGAACGCCTGCCCAACCAGGCGCACTTCTTCAACGCCGGCAGCGTCCTGAAGCGCCTGACGCCCGCCGGCCCGGACCACGCGCAGATCGCCGCTTCCGCCGGCATCGCCGACTACTTCGACGCCCTGCACGATCACCACTTCGATGGCCCGGACAACAGGGTGATCGAGGCTGCCGAGCGCGGCCGCCGGGTGCACAGCCTGATGGAAGCGCAGGAGAAGGCGCTGCTGGCCCCGCTGCTCGACTGGCTGCGGCAGCGCAACGACCTCCGCGTGCTCGGCCCCACGGACCCGGCCGAGCGCGCGCCGACCGTCGCCATTCATCCCAAGAACAAGCCGGCCGAGGCCGTGCTGCAAGATCTGACCGCGCGCGGCATCGCCGCCGGGGTCAGCAACTTCTACGCCTACCGCCTGGTTCAGGCACTGGGGATCGATCCGGAGACGGGCGTCCTGCGCCTCTCCTTCGTGCACTACACCTCGCCGGAAGAGATCGACAAGCTGATCAAGGCCCTGGAAGCCTCGCTCTAG